A region of Trueperaceae bacterium DNA encodes the following proteins:
- a CDS encoding S-layer homology domain-containing protein: MRTALALLLAAWLSAARAQGGPAFADVPPCHWAAEAVQRLAGTGIFIGFPPDDAYLSTNALRQVFEGLRCGDPAWSLRFIDGGPEALREPGLPDLEGFELEVQPAFIEAGRARLAFALTAVIDGRTEVREGVVDVRRTDAGWQVAYADLAALDLPIFPR, from the coding sequence ATGAGGACAGCGCTCGCCCTCCTGCTCGCCGCCTGGCTGAGCGCGGCCCGGGCCCAGGGAGGACCCGCCTTCGCCGACGTGCCGCCGTGCCACTGGGCCGCCGAGGCCGTGCAGCGCCTGGCCGGCACCGGCATCTTCATCGGGTTCCCGCCCGACGACGCCTACCTGAGCACGAACGCCCTGCGGCAGGTGTTCGAGGGCCTGCGCTGCGGCGACCCCGCCTGGAGCCTGCGCTTCATCGACGGCGGTCCCGAGGCGCTCCGCGAGCCCGGCCTGCCCGACCTGGAGGGGTTCGAGCTCGAGGTGCAGCCGGCCTTCATCGAGGCGGGCCGCGCCCGGCTCGCGTTCGCGCTCACCGCGGTGATAGACGGCCGGACCGAGGTGCGCGAGGGCGTCGTCGACGTGCGCCGCACGGACGCGGGCTGGCAGGTCGCCTACGCCGACCTGGCCGCCCTGGACCTGCCGATCTTCCCGCGCTGA